CAATTCCCTCCTGAAGATCGCATCAGCGCTTGAAGTGAAACCTCATGACCTGTTCTTACCGGCAAAAGATGCCGAGCCTACAGTGGTTCATAAGGCGGAACGCAAGAAAGTGAAGATGAATGGAGGAAAGGCGGAGGTCGAATTCCTGACGGTCCAGAGCGGCGACAAGAAAATTGAGCCGCTGCTGATCACAGTCGAGCGAGGCGCGTCCACCGGCGGCGAACTCGGCGGTCACAACGGCGAAATCTGGACGATGCAACTGAAGGGACGGATGGAGCTTGTGCTTGGTGAGAAGAAGCACACGCTTGAAGAAGGCGACTGCGCTTACTTCAAGAGTTCGGTTCCGCACAGCTTCAAGAACGTCGGAAAGAGCAAGTCGGTGGCTTTCTGTGTTATCACCCCTCCGCGCAATTAGCTAAAATCAGGCGCGCGTGCAAGCATGAGCTGGAGCGGCGGCGTTTGGGGAGGAAACGCGGCATAGCGATGCGGATTCGAAAGCGTGCGACGCAGTTGAGATAACATGAGGAGGAGACCATGACACTGGGCGAGAAGTTGAAGAAGCTGCGTCTCGAAAAGAAGATGACCCTTCAGGATGTGGCGGATCAGACCGGTTACTCGAAGGCCCTCATCTCGCGCATCGAAAACGATTCCGTTTCGCCGTCGGTCGGTTCGCTCATGAAGGTGTCGGCCGCTTTGCAGATCAAACTGCATGAGCTGTTCGCCTCGATCGAGGGCAGCAAGATCTCGGTCGTCAAGAAGGGAGGCCGCGAATCCTTCCTTACCCGTGACGGAATCAAAATCGAAAATCTCTGCTTCCTCTCGGGCGGGCGCAAGATGGACGCCGTGATCAAGACGTTCGATTCCGGCGCCGCAACGGAGCGTGTAGCTGAAGAAAAAGCAGCCGAGGAGTGGTGGTATGTGTTGAAGGGCAAATTGGCGGTTTCCTTCGACGAGCGAACGGCGCAATTGAACGAAGGAGACAGCTTGTACGTCGTTTCGGCAAACATACGCAAATGGCGCAATCCCGGAAAGGGAAAAACATCGGCTCTCGTGGTGACGACGCCGCCGCTGAGCTGAGTGGACACATGGAGGTGGTGAGACAGGCGCCGAAGCAACACCGACATTACGGGCGGCGATAGAGACAGTGGAAGCACGACCAGATCGCGGCAGTTCATGTTCGAGTCCAAGCGGAGAACGATCAGATGCAGAAGCTGGGGGATTTCCTCAAGCAAGCCCGCCTCTCACGAGAAATGACTCTGGAGGAGTTATCTGAAAAGTGCGGGTATTCAAAGGCCCTTATCTCGAGGGTTGAAAATAACAATGTT
The nucleotide sequence above comes from Candidatus Abyssobacteria bacterium SURF_5. Encoded proteins:
- a CDS encoding helix-turn-helix domain-containing protein; translation: MEVNIGERLKKVRLEKGYTLKDVAAKSGYSKALISRIENGNVSPSINSLLKIASALEVKPHDLFLPAKDAEPTVVHKAERKKVKMNGGKAEVEFLTVQSGDKKIEPLLITVERGASTGGELGGHNGEIWTMQLKGRMELVLGEKKHTLEEGDCAYFKSSVPHSFKNVGKSKSVAFCVITPPRN